The Gemmatimonadota bacterium genomic interval GCTCATCAAGGGCGTGCCAGGGCGGGCCTTCCCCATGCCGGACAAGCTGAAGGAGAGCAACATGGCGCTCTCGTGGCGCCCGTTTCTCGAGGACTGATGAGCCCTCTCACGGTTGGGATCATCGGGTGTGGAAAGCAGGCGCCCAAGCATCTGCGTGGCTTCCAGGCCGATCGTGATGTCGAGATCGTGCTCGGCGACATCGACGAGGCGCGTGCCCGCGCGTTGGCCGAGAGCGAGGGCGTCCGTTGGGCGCCGGTCGACGAGATTCTTGCCGACCCGAGCATCGCCGCAGTTGATCTGTGCACGCCGACGACTACCCACGCGGGCCTGATCGAGCAGGCCGTTCTCAGCGGTAAGGCGTTCCTTTGTGAGAAGCCGCTCTGCCAGACGCTCGCTGAAGCCGAGCGCATCGGACGCGCAGTGCTGGCCCACGAGGCCATCGGCATGGTCGGCTTCGTCTACCGGCTCGTGCCCGCGTTCGAGGTCGGTGCGGAGGTCATGAAAGGGGTGGCCGAGACAGGCACCAGCGCGGTGCTAGGCCGCGTGGTATCCGCGACGTTCCGCATCGGAGGTCGGGGATCACATCGGCTCTGGAAACACCGGCGCGAGACCGGAGGCGGGGCGATCAACGAGATGCTCGTCCACATGCTCGACCTCGCGCTCTGGTACTTCGGAGATGCGAGAGAAGTCGTAGTGCACCGGCGTGAGCTGTTACAGCCCCAGCGTGTGATCGACGGAGTGGAGTATGCTGTGGATGCCGAGGACTACGTCGTGGTGAGCGTGCGAACCGAGAGCGGAGTGGAAGTGCTCATCCAGGCCGACCTCATCACTCCGGCATTCAGCCAGTCCGTCGAGGTCCAGGGCGCCAATGGCACGTTTCGTGGCTCGATCACCGCAGACGCACTCTCGTTCGTGCATACGCTGAAAGCGGTCGAGGGCTGGCCCGCTGGCCGGAACCTGATCGACACCACCCAAACCGATTTCTTCCAGGCCGAAGTGCGCACGTTCTTGGAAGCCGTGAGGGAAGGGCGAGCCCCGGTGCTGGGCAATGTGTTGGACGCCGTTCGACTCATGCGGGTCGTCGAAGAAATCAGAACAGCACCCGTTCGATGACGCAGAGGAAAGAGGTCTCGATCGCGAAGATCGAGCTTACCGAGCATGAGATTGCGGCCGCGACAGCGGTGCTTCGGTCCGGCGCGCTACGCCAGGGCGCACAGTGCGCCGCCTTCGAGGACGAGTACGCGGAGTACGTGGGGGCGGAGCACGCGGTCACGTGCGCCAACGGCTCAGCCGCGCTGCACCTGCCGTTCTTCTGCATGCTCGATCCGGGGGACGAGGTGATCGTGCCGTCGTTCACCTTCATCGCGACCGCGAGCATGGTGGCGCTGACCGGCGCGAAACCGGTGTTCTGCGACGTCGACCCGGACTCATTCCTACTCGATTTGGGACTGGCGGAGGATCTCGTCACCGAGCGCACGAAGATGGTGGTGCCGGTGCACTTGTTCGGGAATCCGTGCTCGCGACGGGACACACGAGCGTTTGCGGATCGCCACGGGCTCGCGGTCGTGTGGGATGCCGCCCAGGCTCATGGAGCAAGGCTGGACGACTCCGACGTCGGTGCGTGGGACGACGCGGTTGCATACTCGTTCTACCCCTCGAAGAACATGTTCGTCGGCGAAGGCGGGATGGTGTGCACAAACGACACGAATCTCGCCGAGCGCTTGCGCGAAGCTCGTGCCCACGGGCAGACGGGCAAGTACTACCACACCTCGCTCGGCTTCAACTACCGGATGACGGATGTAGAAGCCGCCATCGGACGCGCCCAGCTGACGAGGCTCGACTCGATGCTGGAGGTGCGCCGGAGCGCCGCGGCGATCTTGCTCGAAGGACTCGAAGGGGTCTCGGGCGTCACGCCGCAGCAGGTCACGCCCGGATCCTCACACGCATGGCACCAGTTCTGCATGACAGTCGATCCCGACGTCACGGGCGTGACCCGGGACGCTCTCGCCGAGCACTTGCTTGGAATGGGGGTGAGCACGGCGGTGCACTATCCGCGCGGGCTCCACCAGCAGCCGATCTTCCGTGAGATGTACGGCGATTTCGAGATGCCGGTCACGGACCGGCTCGCGGACCGGATCCTAGCGCTGCCAGTACACCACGGGCTGACTCCCGACGACGCTCACTACGTCGTCGCTTGCGTGCTCCGGGCGGTGTCGGGAGCGTAGGGGTGGGGGGCTCGAGACACGGGGATGAGCATCGACCGCGGGCGTGAGGAGGCCCGCATCCGCGCGGTCTACACGAAGCGAGATCGCACCGGGAAGCGGGCGCTATCCGCCTCGGAGCGACCCGAGAACCGATTCTGGCGAAAGCGACGTGAGCAGGTCGCGCGCGCCTTGCTCGCCGACGCCGGCTCCGGTGACCTCTCGAGCGCTGAAGTGCTCGACGTGGGCTGCGGAGCAGGGGACTGGCTCCGCACGCTTTGTTCTTGGGGAGCCGACCAGGGAAAGCTCCACGGAATCGATCTGCTCGAGGATCGCATTGAGGCTGCACGCGCGGCTGAGCCGGTCATCGACTTTCGTGTTGGCAGTGGATGGGCGCTGCCGTTCGACCGGGCGAGCATGGATCTCGTGTGCGCGAACACCGTCTTCTCGTCGATTCTCGAGCCCGATGCTCGGGACGCGCTGGCCGGCGAGATCCGGCGTGTGATGAAGCCGGACGGTTGGGCGCTCATCTACGACTTCCGCGTGAGTCACCCGCGCAATCCGGACACCGTCGGGATAGGCAGATCCGAGGTGCGTCGTCTCTTCACCGCCTTCGAAGCACGCACTCGCTCGCTGACCTTGGCCCCGCCGATCGCGCGCCCCCTGACGCGGGTGTCCGTAGGCTTGGCGCGTTTCGTGGAGGCCGGAGCGCCGTTCCTTCGTACGCACGCCCTACACTTGCTTGGTATCCCCCTTCCCCCTACCGTCCCCTAGCGCCACCCTTCCCGCATGGACCGCAAGTTGAAACTCGCGCGTCAGATCGTCGCGCGGGGCGTCGGCGCTTGGGAAGAGGATGACTTCGAGGCTGCGCTCAAGACGTTTCTCGGCGTGCTGGAGGACTTCCC includes:
- a CDS encoding Gfo/Idh/MocA family oxidoreductase, with the protein product MSPLTVGIIGCGKQAPKHLRGFQADRDVEIVLGDIDEARARALAESEGVRWAPVDEILADPSIAAVDLCTPTTTHAGLIEQAVLSGKAFLCEKPLCQTLAEAERIGRAVLAHEAIGMVGFVYRLVPAFEVGAEVMKGVAETGTSAVLGRVVSATFRIGGRGSHRLWKHRRETGGGAINEMLVHMLDLALWYFGDAREVVVHRRELLQPQRVIDGVEYAVDAEDYVVVSVRTESGVEVLIQADLITPAFSQSVEVQGANGTFRGSITADALSFVHTLKAVEGWPAGRNLIDTTQTDFFQAEVRTFLEAVREGRAPVLGNVLDAVRLMRVVEEIRTAPVR
- a CDS encoding DegT/DnrJ/EryC1/StrS family aminotransferase, which gives rise to MTQRKEVSIAKIELTEHEIAAATAVLRSGALRQGAQCAAFEDEYAEYVGAEHAVTCANGSAALHLPFFCMLDPGDEVIVPSFTFIATASMVALTGAKPVFCDVDPDSFLLDLGLAEDLVTERTKMVVPVHLFGNPCSRRDTRAFADRHGLAVVWDAAQAHGARLDDSDVGAWDDAVAYSFYPSKNMFVGEGGMVCTNDTNLAERLREARAHGQTGKYYHTSLGFNYRMTDVEAAIGRAQLTRLDSMLEVRRSAAAILLEGLEGVSGVTPQQVTPGSSHAWHQFCMTVDPDVTGVTRDALAEHLLGMGVSTAVHYPRGLHQQPIFREMYGDFEMPVTDRLADRILALPVHHGLTPDDAHYVVACVLRAVSGA
- a CDS encoding class I SAM-dependent methyltransferase, translated to MSIDRGREEARIRAVYTKRDRTGKRALSASERPENRFWRKRREQVARALLADAGSGDLSSAEVLDVGCGAGDWLRTLCSWGADQGKLHGIDLLEDRIEAARAAEPVIDFRVGSGWALPFDRASMDLVCANTVFSSILEPDARDALAGEIRRVMKPDGWALIYDFRVSHPRNPDTVGIGRSEVRRLFTAFEARTRSLTLAPPIARPLTRVSVGLARFVEAGAPFLRTHALHLLGIPLPPTVP